A section of the Mesobacillus jeotgali genome encodes:
- a CDS encoding urease accessory protein UreH domain-containing protein — translation MYALFTEVSNFLSGPFLTLVNQTEQIPILASFLLGLVGALAPCQLTGNIGAITLYGNRSLQTKSQWAEIAFFILGKILVFSLLGLAVWLAGQSFQQMLPGFFSWFRKLMGPLFILIGLSLIGFFAFNWINRLTSILPEWSGSGKTGSFLMGVSFSIAFCPTMFSLFFFILMPIVLSSGYGAVLPSVFAIGTSIPLIIFVILIAYFGLNGSMIKKGRRLGGMVQKIAGATLLIIGVFDTLAYWGF, via the coding sequence ATGTATGCATTGTTTACGGAAGTTAGCAATTTTCTAAGCGGCCCTTTTTTAACACTTGTCAATCAAACGGAACAGATCCCCATATTGGCGAGCTTCCTCTTGGGTCTTGTCGGCGCTCTGGCCCCATGCCAGTTGACTGGAAACATCGGTGCTATCACCTTATATGGCAACCGCAGCCTTCAAACGAAAAGCCAATGGGCAGAAATCGCTTTTTTTATCCTGGGCAAAATTTTAGTCTTTTCATTGTTGGGCTTGGCGGTTTGGCTTGCTGGCCAAAGCTTTCAACAAATGCTGCCAGGTTTCTTTTCCTGGTTTCGAAAATTGATGGGACCACTGTTCATCTTGATCGGCCTATCACTAATTGGGTTTTTCGCGTTTAACTGGATAAATCGCTTAACGTCCATTCTCCCTGAATGGAGCGGCAGCGGAAAAACAGGGTCTTTCCTGATGGGAGTAAGCTTTTCGATTGCATTTTGTCCAACCATGTTTTCATTATTCTTTTTTATCCTAATGCCAATTGTCCTGAGTTCTGGATATGGAGCTGTCCTGCCATCTGTGTTTGCTATCGGCACTTCGATCCCGCTGATTATATTTGTTATCCTCATCGCGTATTTCGGCCTGAATGGATCGATGATAAAAAAAGGAAGAAGACTTGGGGGTATGGTTCAGAAAATTGCGGGAGCCACCTTACTTATTATAGGAGTTTTTGATACCTTAGCCTATTGGGGCTTTTGA
- the yidC gene encoding membrane protein insertase YidC produces MKKLLTMAIVLLLPAFLAGCQSLTSEGSFFQSTFINPFTWLIHFFASITGGSYGIAIILITMLIRLLLMPLMLKQYKNQQNMKDKMELLKPEMDEIQKKLKTTKDPAEQRKLQQEMMGLYQKHGVNPLSVGCLPMLIQMPILMGLYYAIRGSGEIASHSFLWFNLGHSDVWITAAAGIIYYLQFKVSMSNVTEEQKKQMKLMGLMSPIMIVMFSLNAPSALPLYWTVGGIFLIVQTLLGRRIYGKKENAITVEHQL; encoded by the coding sequence ATGAAAAAACTATTAACAATGGCAATTGTACTACTTCTGCCTGCATTTTTAGCAGGATGCCAGTCGCTGACAAGCGAGGGCTCCTTTTTCCAGTCAACATTCATCAATCCATTCACATGGCTGATTCATTTTTTTGCAAGCATTACAGGAGGAAGCTATGGAATCGCGATTATTTTGATCACAATGCTGATTAGGCTTCTGTTAATGCCTCTTATGCTAAAACAGTACAAGAACCAGCAGAATATGAAAGATAAGATGGAACTGCTTAAACCTGAGATGGATGAGATACAAAAGAAGCTAAAAACTACGAAGGATCCTGCAGAGCAACGAAAGCTGCAGCAGGAAATGATGGGCCTGTACCAGAAACACGGAGTAAATCCGCTCTCGGTCGGATGTCTGCCGATGCTGATCCAGATGCCGATTCTGATGGGGCTCTATTATGCTATTCGTGGATCTGGTGAAATTGCCAGCCACTCCTTCCTCTGGTTCAACCTCGGTCATTCTGATGTATGGATTACTGCGGCTGCAGGCATCATTTATTACCTTCAGTTTAAGGTGTCTATGTCCAATGTAACCGAAGAGCAGAAGAAGCAAATGAAACTTATGGGACTCATGTCGCCGATTATGATCGTCATGTTCTCATTAAATGCGCCATCCGCTCTTCCCCTATACTGGACAGTAGGAGGAATCTTTCTAATTGTACAAACACTACTCGGGAGAAGAATTTATGGTAAAAAAGAAAATGCAATAACCGTTGAGCACCAGCTTTAA
- the abc-f gene encoding ribosomal protection-like ABC-F family protein, with product MAIMKIRGIQKSFNENQVIQNADFDIKQNSRIGLVGSNGAGKTTLANIIHGSTFPDKGKIETFHGTLNIGYLKQSTQHSIHETDDVYSLSDNGLFQHSSQLGLTRELDWFNADWATLSGGEKLKLSIASVWAKRPELLILDEPTNHLDLQGVEWLIEELSAFKGAILIISHDRYFLDKTVTEIIEIEDGTTKLFTGNYSAYRKEKERLFQVQLHQYEIQQKRKQQIQQQIANLKNWSEKAHRDSTKQGTASERRQIGYKEYHRMKAKKMDNQIKSKMKRLNQELVKNEVKQPEEDSMVRFEFLERRKRGKRILEADSLSKHFVNRCLFEKSHFYMNHGEKMGLIGENGSGKSTLLKILLGQEKSSSGNIWLSESLKIGYLSQDVSDLPADKTPLEFIGLSDREAIGKARTVFANIGLNEEKLIVPIGQLSLGERTRVKLVMMLIDELDLLILDEPTNHLDLASRESLEKTLMDFQGSVLIVSHDVYFLEKITQKLLVINNRKITRKEFGMKEYNDAAAPKESDKEKAEKLLVLQNEINAVIGKLSYMSKDQPDYTELDQKLAALFKKKKEME from the coding sequence ATGGCAATCATGAAAATAAGAGGAATTCAGAAAAGCTTTAATGAAAACCAAGTGATCCAAAATGCAGATTTTGATATAAAACAAAACAGCCGTATCGGCCTTGTGGGCAGTAACGGAGCTGGCAAGACAACGCTGGCAAATATAATCCATGGAAGCACCTTCCCAGACAAAGGTAAGATTGAAACATTTCATGGAACATTGAACATCGGTTATCTAAAACAATCGACGCAACATTCAATTCATGAAACGGACGATGTTTATTCTTTGTCAGACAATGGCCTTTTTCAGCATTCAAGCCAGTTAGGCCTGACTAGAGAACTTGACTGGTTCAATGCAGACTGGGCAACCTTAAGCGGCGGTGAAAAGCTAAAGCTATCCATAGCAAGCGTCTGGGCAAAAAGGCCGGAACTGCTAATATTGGATGAGCCGACAAACCATCTTGACCTTCAAGGTGTTGAGTGGTTAATTGAAGAGTTAAGTGCTTTTAAAGGTGCCATTTTAATTATTTCTCATGACCGTTATTTCCTCGATAAAACTGTAACGGAAATCATTGAAATTGAAGATGGTACAACCAAATTATTCACTGGCAACTACTCTGCCTACCGGAAGGAAAAAGAAAGATTATTTCAAGTGCAGCTTCATCAATATGAGATACAGCAAAAACGCAAGCAACAGATTCAACAGCAAATTGCCAACTTGAAAAACTGGTCTGAGAAGGCACACCGTGATTCAACAAAACAAGGTACAGCCTCGGAAAGAAGGCAGATTGGCTATAAGGAATATCATCGGATGAAAGCCAAGAAGATGGATAATCAAATTAAATCGAAGATGAAACGACTGAACCAGGAGCTTGTAAAAAATGAGGTGAAACAGCCTGAAGAGGACTCAATGGTCCGGTTTGAATTCCTGGAAAGACGGAAACGCGGAAAAAGGATTTTGGAAGCTGATTCCCTGTCAAAACACTTTGTTAATCGCTGTTTGTTTGAGAAGAGTCATTTCTATATGAATCATGGTGAAAAAATGGGACTGATCGGCGAAAACGGCAGCGGTAAGTCTACATTGCTGAAAATATTGCTTGGACAAGAAAAGTCCTCCTCCGGTAATATATGGCTCAGTGAATCTCTAAAGATTGGTTATCTCAGCCAGGATGTTTCCGATCTCCCTGCTGATAAAACACCTCTTGAATTTATAGGTCTTTCAGACAGGGAAGCAATCGGCAAAGCAAGGACTGTTTTTGCCAATATCGGTCTTAATGAAGAAAAACTGATAGTCCCTATCGGACAATTAAGCCTTGGAGAGCGAACGAGGGTTAAACTAGTAATGATGCTTATCGATGAATTAGATTTGCTGATTCTCGATGAACCGACAAATCATCTCGATCTGGCAAGCAGGGAAAGTCTTGAAAAAACATTAATGGACTTTCAAGGATCTGTCTTAATTGTCTCACATGATGTCTATTTTCTTGAAAAAATCACTCAAAAGCTATTGGTTATTAATAATAGAAAAATCACCAGGAAAGAATTCGGCATGAAGGAATACAATGATGCTGCAGCTCCTAAGGAAAGCGATAAGGAAAAAGCAGAAAAATTATTGGTCTTGCAGAATGAAATAAACGCGGTTATTGGTAAATTATCATATATGTCTAAGGATCAGCCTGATTACACAGAACTCGATCAAAAGCTTGCTGCGCTCTTTAAGAAGAAAAAAGAAATGGAATAA
- a CDS encoding fluoride efflux transporter FluC: MIELFLVACGGLGGAVSRLKIQKMFETSIIPVATLVVNLLGSFLLGLIAGVGIQGNLFLLTATGFMGAFTTFSTLNVDLVKLFSNKQSTAGIQYIFITYIGGLLCVGAGLFLGRLV; the protein is encoded by the coding sequence ATGATCGAGCTTTTTTTAGTTGCCTGCGGAGGATTAGGGGGTGCGGTATCCAGATTAAAGATTCAAAAAATGTTCGAGACCAGTATTATCCCAGTGGCAACGCTGGTGGTAAACCTTTTGGGTTCTTTCCTGCTAGGGCTGATTGCAGGGGTGGGTATCCAGGGTAATCTGTTTCTTTTGACTGCCACAGGATTCATGGGAGCATTCACCACTTTTTCTACACTGAATGTTGACCTGGTCAAACTATTCTCCAATAAACAGAGTACAGCAGGGATCCAGTACATTTTTATTACATATATAGGAGGCCTACTCTGCGTGGGGGCTGGACTTTTCTTAGGCCGGCTGGTTTAA
- the crcB gene encoding fluoride efflux transporter CrcB — translation MVYIGVGIGGMVGSVLRYFVSLTAASLLSNGFPIGTLLVNLAGSLFLGWFTAAVISRNKMNPILSASIGTGLTGSFTTFSTFSMETLIMIESGRIGMGIVYVLLSAVGGLLLAAAGFKIGSEKQGQRGHCG, via the coding sequence TTGGTTTATATTGGAGTAGGTATTGGCGGGATGGTTGGAAGTGTATTACGATATTTCGTCAGCCTGACTGCAGCTAGCTTGCTGAGTAACGGATTTCCTATTGGGACCCTGCTGGTTAATTTGGCAGGTTCCTTGTTCTTGGGCTGGTTCACTGCAGCTGTTATATCCCGTAACAAGATGAATCCAATCTTGTCGGCATCCATTGGGACGGGTTTGACGGGCTCATTTACTACTTTTTCCACCTTTAGTATGGAAACCCTGATAATGATAGAATCTGGGAGAATTGGAATGGGAATCGTATATGTTCTCCTTAGTGCTGTTGGCGGTTTACTGCTTGCTGCAGCAGGATTTAAAATTGGATCAGAAAAACAGGGTCAAAGGGGGCATTGTGGATGA
- a CDS encoding GNAT family N-acetyltransferase encodes MESKLRLQGETVRLIPMELDQLDNLWEAGKNQSIWEFTSSKIRSKEDMKKVIEAAKMERDKGTQIPFAVVDMQTDKIIGSSRYMDISKAHKSLEIGWTWYNPEYWRTGVNTETKFLMLQHAFEKLDMNRVQFCTDSRNVRSQTAIVRLGASREGVLRKHRIIADGYVRDTVVFSIIKEEWLEVKSLLQNKMK; translated from the coding sequence ATGGAAAGTAAGCTGAGGCTGCAAGGCGAAACCGTAAGACTGATACCAATGGAACTTGACCAGCTGGATAACTTATGGGAAGCGGGAAAGAACCAATCTATCTGGGAATTCACCTCTTCAAAAATCCGAAGCAAGGAAGATATGAAAAAGGTGATCGAGGCTGCAAAAATGGAAAGGGATAAAGGGACACAAATTCCTTTTGCAGTCGTAGACATGCAAACAGATAAAATTATCGGGAGCTCCAGGTATATGGACATCTCTAAGGCTCACAAGTCATTGGAAATTGGGTGGACATGGTACAATCCTGAATACTGGAGGACAGGGGTAAATACAGAAACCAAATTCCTTATGCTTCAGCATGCATTTGAAAAGCTGGATATGAATAGGGTACAGTTTTGCACCGATTCCAGAAATGTCCGATCTCAAACAGCCATTGTACGTCTGGGTGCCAGCAGAGAGGGCGTCCTACGAAAACATCGGATCATCGCTGATGGTTATGTCAGGGACACAGTTGTATTCAGTATAATTAAAGAAGAGTGGCTAGAGGTTAAGTCGTTGCTCCAGAATAAAATGAAATAA
- a CDS encoding DUF6501 family protein codes for MIHTNWHERETIKKLKCVHTDAKKYIVNNKLTAGKVYDVKNETEEFYFIVDNSGKVGGYYKEYFEEVK; via the coding sequence ATGATCCATACGAACTGGCACGAACGCGAAACCATCAAAAAACTAAAATGCGTTCATACAGATGCAAAAAAATATATCGTCAATAATAAGCTGACAGCAGGAAAAGTATATGATGTTAAAAATGAGACAGAAGAATTTTATTTCATTGTAGACAATTCAGGTAAAGTTGGCGGATATTACAAGGAATATTTTGAAGAAGTGAAGTAA
- a CDS encoding SOS response-associated peptidase, which yields MCGRFSLFEEIGSLKEQFQFEFTKDIDARFNIAPGQDILTVIDEGEGRVGTTMRWGLIPFWADDEKIGYRMINARAETIDVKASFKQALKQRRCLILADGFYEWKKDGKQKQPYRFGMKDKKPFAFAGLWEIWNKGGKNLTSCTIITTSPNDVTEKVHDRMPVILPADRIGMWLDPSFNQTDELKKLLRPYDAESMESYMVSTAINSAKNEGIELIAPTNSL from the coding sequence ATGTGTGGACGATTTTCTTTGTTTGAAGAAATTGGATCATTGAAGGAACAATTTCAGTTTGAATTCACAAAAGACATAGATGCCAGATTCAATATTGCTCCCGGCCAGGACATACTTACAGTTATCGATGAAGGTGAAGGCAGGGTAGGTACCACAATGAGGTGGGGACTGATTCCTTTTTGGGCAGATGATGAGAAAATTGGTTACAGGATGATCAATGCACGTGCAGAGACGATCGACGTTAAGGCGAGTTTTAAGCAGGCACTGAAACAAAGGCGCTGCCTGATTCTGGCTGACGGTTTTTATGAATGGAAAAAAGACGGCAAACAAAAACAGCCATATCGATTCGGCATGAAAGACAAGAAACCCTTTGCATTTGCTGGGCTATGGGAAATATGGAATAAGGGTGGAAAAAACCTTACCTCCTGCACCATAATCACCACAAGCCCGAACGATGTAACTGAAAAAGTCCATGACAGAATGCCTGTCATTCTCCCTGCAGACAGGATTGGAATGTGGCTTGATCCCTCATTTAACCAAACTGATGAACTAAAAAAGCTGCTGCGTCCGTATGATGCCGAATCAATGGAGTCCTACATGGTTTCCACTGCGATTAACTCGGCAAAGAATGAGGGAATAGAATTAATCGCGCCAACTAACAGTTTATAA
- a CDS encoding GNAT family N-acetyltransferase, with protein sequence MLISDKTKNVKGLNYIIRSAADTDAKALAELRLQIDGETEYLDREPGEGILDENGFLLLIKDDSESERNLFLVAEADERLVGFSRCEGNDLKRFRHKIEFGVVVLKEFWGYGIGKNLLQESIHWADEKGIKKMTLNVMETNEAARKLYEKFGFEVEGLLKNDKRLLNGRYYNMLVMGRLNF encoded by the coding sequence ATGCTGATATCCGATAAAACTAAAAATGTAAAGGGTCTCAACTATATTATCAGGTCTGCAGCTGATACAGATGCGAAGGCATTGGCTGAGTTAAGGTTGCAAATTGATGGAGAAACAGAATATCTTGACCGTGAACCAGGAGAAGGGATTCTTGACGAAAATGGTTTTCTATTATTAATCAAAGATGATTCAGAGAGCGAAAGGAACTTATTTCTGGTGGCTGAAGCTGATGAAAGACTTGTTGGTTTTTCCAGATGTGAAGGAAATGATTTGAAACGGTTCAGGCACAAAATTGAGTTTGGAGTTGTGGTTTTAAAGGAGTTCTGGGGTTATGGAATCGGTAAGAATCTTTTGCAGGAATCAATACACTGGGCAGATGAAAAAGGTATAAAAAAAATGACTCTGAATGTGATGGAAACAAATGAAGCTGCAAGGAAACTCTATGAAAAGTTTGGATTTGAAGTTGAAGGGTTATTAAAGAATGATAAACGGCTTTTGAATGGAAGGTATTACAATATGCTGGTCATGGGACGGCTGAACTTTTAA
- a CDS encoding AMP-binding protein → MLPYTVGELLEVQAKRYPEHEAVVYADRNLRMNYKEFNDLCRKAARGLMKLGVKKGEHIAAWSSNTPEWVISQFATGKMGAVLVTVNTNYRTAELEYLLKQSDSTTIILMEQFKDASYIDMVYEIVPELKMSEPGRLESSRLPFLKNVIVMGEKRFPGTYSWQDILDMADEVTEEDLDKQMATLKQSEVINMQYTSGTTGFPKGVMLTHSNIVNNAYNVASAMKLTDEDRLCIPVPFFHCFGCVMGTLACATVGATMVPVQEFSPKAVLETVEKEKCTALHGVPTMFIAELNHPEFDQYDLSSLRTGIMAGSNCPIEVMKAVNEKMGATEITIAYGQTESSPVITQSRTNDPLELRVETVGKALPEVEVKIVKPGTMEEVPRGVQGELCTRGYHVMDGYYKNPDATREAIDEEGWLHTGDLAVMDENGYCRVTGRLKDMIIRGGENIYPREIEEFLYSHPNVLDVQVVGIPDSVYGEEVMAWIILKEGEKATAEDIKEYCKGKISKHKIPKYIEFTESYPMTASGKIQKFKLREQAMEAVEQLKNV, encoded by the coding sequence TTGCTGCCTTACACTGTAGGTGAGTTACTGGAGGTTCAGGCGAAGAGGTATCCTGAACATGAAGCTGTTGTGTATGCTGACAGAAATTTGAGGATGAATTACAAGGAGTTTAATGACCTTTGCAGGAAAGCTGCAAGGGGACTGATGAAACTGGGTGTGAAAAAAGGAGAGCATATAGCAGCATGGTCTTCTAATACTCCGGAGTGGGTGATATCACAATTTGCTACAGGAAAAATGGGAGCAGTGCTGGTAACTGTTAATACGAACTACAGGACTGCGGAATTGGAATATCTGCTCAAGCAGTCAGACTCGACGACGATTATATTGATGGAACAGTTTAAGGACGCCTCTTACATCGATATGGTCTATGAGATTGTACCTGAGCTGAAAATGAGTGAACCTGGCAGGCTTGAAAGCAGCAGGCTTCCATTTTTGAAAAATGTCATTGTTATGGGTGAAAAACGTTTCCCTGGAACATACAGCTGGCAGGATATCCTCGATATGGCCGATGAAGTTACTGAGGAGGACCTGGATAAGCAGATGGCTACATTAAAGCAAAGTGAAGTCATCAACATGCAATATACTTCTGGTACAACAGGTTTCCCGAAGGGTGTCATGCTTACCCACAGCAATATTGTTAACAATGCATATAATGTGGCTTCTGCCATGAAGCTGACTGATGAGGACAGACTTTGCATCCCTGTTCCGTTTTTCCATTGTTTTGGCTGTGTAATGGGTACGCTAGCATGCGCTACAGTAGGTGCAACCATGGTACCTGTACAGGAGTTCAGTCCGAAAGCTGTATTGGAAACAGTCGAAAAAGAAAAGTGTACAGCCCTTCACGGTGTACCGACAATGTTCATTGCAGAGCTGAATCATCCTGAATTTGACCAATATGATTTATCGTCATTAAGGACCGGTATTATGGCAGGTTCAAATTGCCCGATTGAGGTAATGAAAGCAGTTAATGAAAAAATGGGAGCTACTGAAATAACGATCGCCTATGGCCAGACTGAATCTTCCCCGGTCATCACGCAGAGCAGAACGAATGATCCGCTTGAATTAAGGGTAGAAACCGTTGGAAAAGCCCTTCCGGAGGTGGAGGTTAAGATTGTCAAGCCGGGCACTATGGAGGAAGTTCCACGAGGCGTACAGGGTGAATTATGCACACGAGGCTACCATGTCATGGATGGTTATTACAAAAATCCTGATGCGACCAGGGAAGCAATTGATGAAGAAGGATGGCTGCATACTGGGGATTTAGCTGTAATGGATGAAAACGGATATTGCCGTGTAACCGGCCGATTAAAAGACATGATTATAAGGGGAGGGGAGAATATCTACCCTAGGGAAATTGAAGAATTCCTTTACAGCCACCCTAATGTGCTGGATGTACAGGTTGTTGGCATACCAGACAGCGTGTACGGCGAGGAAGTGATGGCATGGATCATCCTAAAAGAAGGTGAGAAAGCCACAGCAGAGGATATCAAAGAGTACTGCAAAGGCAAAATATCCAAACACAAAATTCCAAAGTATATTGAATTCACAGAAAGCTATCCAATGACTGCCTCGGGGAAAATCCAGAAATTCAAGCTTAGGGAACAGGCTATGGAGGCAGTCGAGCAGCTTAAGAACGTGTAA
- a CDS encoding MBL fold metallo-hydrolase, with the protein MQAITAEKLNQWIVNKKELFVFDVRNVKDFEDWKVEGEKIEYLNIPYFDLIDGVDEVVGQLPKDKDIVVICAKEGSSVMVAEMLSDAGFLVSYLSGGMKSWSEYLYPVEVFKDEKIRVLQFIRVGKGCLSYMVLSENEALVVDPSRFTNRYTEIAEKENVKITHIVDSHLHADHLSGGKQLSDITGAKYYLMKSEGAVFDFEALEQHDKIEFENITLEVLAVKTPGHTPGSVSFFVNNKLLFSGDTIFVNGLGRPDLGGKAAEWAKDLYDTVYSKVSQIADDVIVLPGHYAAFDDEVNGEGFIGSQLGLIRTQNEIMAGKTVEEFVDHVAQSASSETPPNFEDIVAINRGVKNVTSEEAMELEIGPNRCAVHHTH; encoded by the coding sequence ATGCAAGCAATCACTGCGGAAAAATTGAACCAATGGATAGTTAACAAAAAAGAACTTTTCGTATTTGATGTTAGGAATGTAAAAGACTTCGAAGATTGGAAGGTTGAAGGGGAGAAAATTGAATATCTAAACATTCCTTATTTCGATTTGATTGATGGAGTTGATGAAGTAGTCGGTCAGCTTCCTAAAGATAAAGATATTGTGGTCATCTGTGCCAAGGAAGGTTCTTCTGTAATGGTTGCTGAAATGCTGTCTGATGCTGGCTTTCTTGTTTCTTATCTTTCAGGCGGAATGAAATCATGGAGTGAATACCTATATCCTGTTGAAGTGTTTAAGGATGAAAAAATCAGAGTTCTTCAGTTCATTCGAGTGGGTAAAGGCTGTCTTTCTTACATGGTGCTTTCTGAAAACGAGGCACTCGTAGTTGATCCATCAAGATTTACAAATCGATATACGGAAATTGCTGAAAAGGAAAATGTAAAAATCACTCATATTGTTGATTCACATTTACATGCAGACCACTTATCAGGTGGCAAGCAACTGTCGGATATTACCGGAGCAAAATATTATTTGATGAAGAGTGAAGGCGCGGTATTTGATTTTGAAGCGCTGGAGCAGCATGATAAAATTGAATTCGAAAACATAACGCTTGAAGTTTTGGCTGTTAAAACGCCGGGTCATACTCCGGGAAGTGTTTCGTTCTTTGTGAATAATAAACTTTTATTCTCAGGTGACACTATCTTTGTCAATGGTCTTGGCCGTCCTGATTTAGGCGGAAAAGCTGCTGAGTGGGCAAAAGACCTGTATGATACGGTTTATAGCAAAGTATCACAAATTGCGGATGACGTTATTGTATTGCCTGGCCACTATGCTGCCTTTGATGACGAAGTTAATGGTGAAGGTTTCATTGGAAGCCAATTGGGATTGATCCGCACGCAAAATGAAATCATGGCAGGTAAAACGGTTGAAGAGTTTGTCGACCATGTAGCACAATCTGCATCCAGCGAAACACCACCTAACTTTGAGGATATCGTTGCGATCAACCGCGGGGTGAAAAATGTGACATCAGAAGAAGCGATGGAACTGGAAATTGGCCCTAACCGCTGTGCTGTCCACCATACACACTAA
- the sda gene encoding sporulation histidine kinase inhibitor Sda has protein sequence MKIMSNEQLVVSYRDALKSEHDKEWAKVLKTEISKRGLKPFKNR, from the coding sequence ATGAAAATTATGAGCAATGAACAGTTGGTGGTCTCGTATCGTGATGCATTAAAGTCGGAACATGATAAAGAATGGGCAAAGGTTTTAAAAACAGAAATATCTAAAAGAGGACTAAAGCCATTTAAAAACCGTTAA
- a CDS encoding nuclease-related domain-containing protein, whose translation MLLKARTEPAELIAMRNLNRRMELPAQEKFRLWTMEKGYTGEVLFDRMTENLSEERYIIDDLLLQVNNSYFQLDKVIIAQDAVYLIDIKYHEGDYYLKEDKLYSLHSQREHKNPIIQLTRSETLFRQLLEKLKMNHLVRASIVFNNPEFTLYQAPMNQPIILPTQIKRFLKELNSTSSKLGESHKKLAQTLLSLHQIKNPFTTLPEYQYAELEKGMHCRNCGSLNTVIVHYDLVCGKCGSHERIEQAIVRHIEEIKVLFPEMRITTQTVYEWCNGKISRRTVSRVLKKHYVVVGKTSDRHYE comes from the coding sequence ATGCTACTAAAAGCACGCACCGAGCCAGCAGAATTAATTGCAATGCGGAATTTAAACAGAAGAATGGAGCTACCAGCACAGGAGAAGTTTCGGCTTTGGACAATGGAAAAAGGTTATACAGGAGAAGTATTGTTCGACCGGATGACCGAAAATCTCTCGGAAGAAAGGTATATCATTGACGACCTCCTTCTTCAAGTCAATAATTCATACTTCCAGCTGGATAAAGTCATCATTGCTCAGGATGCAGTTTATCTGATCGATATCAAATATCACGAAGGTGATTATTATCTTAAAGAGGACAAATTATATTCCCTCCATAGTCAACGAGAGCACAAAAACCCCATCATTCAATTGACACGAAGCGAAACCCTCTTCCGGCAGCTGCTCGAAAAACTCAAGATGAATCATCTAGTCCGTGCCTCAATTGTCTTCAACAACCCAGAATTCACTCTCTACCAGGCCCCTATGAATCAACCGATTATTTTACCCACACAAATAAAACGGTTTTTAAAAGAACTAAACAGCACTTCCTCCAAATTGGGTGAAAGCCATAAGAAACTAGCCCAAACACTGCTTTCCCTTCACCAAATTAAAAACCCATTCACCACTTTACCTGAATACCAATATGCAGAACTCGAAAAAGGAATGCATTGCCGGAATTGCGGATCTCTTAATACCGTGATCGTTCATTATGATCTCGTATGCGGAAAGTGTGGTTCTCATGAGAGGATTGAACAGGCGATTGTGAGGCATATAGAGGAAATCAAGGTGTTATTCCCCGAAATGAGGATTACCACGCAAACGGTATATGAGTGGTGCAATGGAAAGATTAGCAGGAGGACTGTTTCTAGAGTTTTAAAGAAACACTATGTAGTAGTTGGAAAAACTAGTGATAGGCATTATGAGTAA